A region from the Cannabis sativa cultivar Pink pepper isolate KNU-18-1 chromosome 9, ASM2916894v1, whole genome shotgun sequence genome encodes:
- the LOC115722898 gene encoding uncharacterized protein LOC115722898: MEYERIQKPQGGGGGGGGGGFSPGKLRNMLMGVEKQRKKEEDLIESAFTLRSQPFDVDESGGNSSDTCKDVDVVSVLPDFSTSVTSDSLGLDMVSDRRLKDNSTLVNSRARNQQDPPLDYDCGQDGMSISSSIFEFQKGERTQQRVPLAPFSKPAPSKWDDAQKWIASPTSNRPKGGQAGQGAGSRKVGGLSYGSRQQSTKTVVEVPDQRVVASEEPDTKQMDTNQTKMESWGQKLLPWEADSYPTADSYSKPVLMIENSVGESAINLSRHSSSVAIQSALTFIPPPSTARSVSMRDMGTEMTPIASQEPSRTGTPVRATTPSRSPISSLPSTPGRTALESSSTDPPIVNLDPTNGLSEKELQIRTRREIIALGTQLGKANIAAWASKEDEDKDASSSLKNIAAEQQAQNVIETRATAWEEAEKAKYMARFKREEMKIQAWENHQKAKTEAELRKIEVEVEKMRGRAHDKLMNKLASARHKAEEKRAAAEAKRSQQAAKTEQQAEYIRRTGRVPSLFYCWNWCS; encoded by the exons ATGGAATATGAAAGGATCCAAAAGCCTCAG GGTGGtggtggaggaggaggaggTGGTGGATTTTCGCCTGGAAAGTTGAGGAACATGCTTATGGGAGTAGAGAAACAgaggaagaaagaagaagaccTCATTGAATCAGCCTTCACATTGAGATCTCAACCTTTTGATGTTGATGAATCTG gtGGCAATAGTTCTGATACCTGCAAAGATGTAGATGTTGTGAGTGTTCTTCCTGACTTCTCAACCTCAGTGACATCTGATTCGTTAGGCTTGGATATGGTTAGTGATCGTAGATTGAAGGATAATAGTACATTAGTAAATTCAAGAGCTAGAAATCAACAAGATCCACCTTTAGATTATGATTGTGGGCAGGATGGAATGAGCATTTCCTCATCAATCTTTGAGTTTCAGAAGGGTGAGAGGACCCAACAAAGAGTTCCCCTTGCTCCTTTCTCCAAGCCAGCTCCTTCGAAATGGGACGATGCCCAGAAATGGATAGCAAGTCCTACCTCTAACCGGCCTAAGGGAGGGCAGGCTGGCCAGGGAGCTGGATCACGTAAGGTGGGTGGTCTTAGCTATGGGAGCCGGCAACAGTCTACAAAGACTGTTGTTGAAGTTCCAGATCAAAGAGTGGTAGCTTCCGAAGAACCTGATACGAAACAGATGGATACAAATCAAACTAAGATGGAAAGTTGGGGTCAAAAGCTTCTACCTTGGGAGGCTGACTCATATCCTACTGCAGATTCGTATAGCAAGCCTGTGCTCATGATCGAAAACTCAGTTGGAGAATCAGCAA TCAATCTCAGCCGTCATAGCTCATCTGTAGCCATCCAGAGCGCACTGACATTTATTCCACCTCCTTCAACAGCTAGATCAGTATCAATGAGAGATATGGGCACAGAAATGACACCTATTGCTAGTCAAGAACCTTCTCGGACTGGAACTCCCGTGAGGGCTACAACACCAAGTCGCAGCCCAATTTCTTCACTTCCTTCTACTCCGGGCAGAACAGCGCTGGAGTCATCTTCAACTGATCCACCGATTGTCAATCTGGATCCTACCAATGGATTGTCTGAGAAAGAGCTGCAAATAAGAACTAGGAGAGAAATTATTGCTCTTGGTACACAGCTTGGTAAAGCAAACATTGCTGCCTGGGCTAGCAAAGAAGATGAGGATAAAGATGCATCCTCTTCATTAAAAAACATAGCAGCAGAACAACAAGCTCAAAATGTTATAGAGACCCGTGCAACGGCATGGGAGGAAGCAGAGAAAGCCAAGTACATGGCCAG GTTCAAACGAGAAGAGATGAAAATTCAAGCATGGGAAAATCACCAGAAAGCAAAAACAGAAGCTGAGTTGAGGAAAATTGAG GTAGAAGTTGAAAAAATGCGAGGGCGAGCTCACGATAAGCTTATGAACAAGCTTGCATCTGCAAGGCATAAGGCCGAAGAAAAACGAGCAGCAGCAGAAGCTAAGAGAAGCCAGCAGGCTGCAAAAACAGAACAACAAGCAGAGTACATTCGAAGAACTGGTCGCGTTCCTTCCTTATTCTACTGTTGGAATTGGTGCTCTTGA
- the LOC115724197 gene encoding uncharacterized protein At2g02148 isoform X1, whose product MGSRVPVQHFGMRSANSYISSPLHDLNTVDTRPAADMEMESISDVDRDAVTEDSLENDDESNAVECMHESYRNPLQLHSVGVDEKRSSLENNGPSRAPYGILTIEDVSPIESARARFLQIIVDHFILDHVIEVADSEGDYTGQSNQEKLNKRKGREIQYEGDPRFALPLMYVANVYETLVNDVNVRLASINGIRDKTIGVALEAAGGLYRRLAKKYPKKGSCTFKRRELATSLETRTRFPELVIQEEKRVRFVVVNGLDIIEKPNSISVDDAEWFKRLTGRNEVAVSAQDYKFYSPRHKFRRVSSSSVPNIPGLPSFPGSDNSSVLTTAQGFRTVSEPQTQQQTPCKHHLQPLLQQPQFHPVHHHNQPMHQSQHTPQYSQNHQCGPTPHLPEIGAHHSPTLSQHIACLQPLTGHVGGRLHVLASSPAKFCDECGAPYLRETSKFCSECGAKRLGI is encoded by the exons ATGGGGAGTAGAGTCCCGGTTCAGCATTTCGGTATGAGATCGGCGAATTCGTATATATCAAGTCCTCTGCACGATCTTAACACCGTTGATACGCGTCCTGCTGCTGATATGGAAATGGAATCCATCAGCGATGTTGATCGCGATGCCGTCACCGAAGATAGCCTCGAAAACGACGATGAATCCAATGCTGTT GAATGCATGCATGAATCGTACAGGAACCCTTTGCAACTTCACAGCGTCGGAGTTGATGAAAAGCGTTCTAGTCTTGAGAATAATGGGCCTTCACGGGCTCCCTACGGTATACTGACCATTGAAG ATGTTTCACCTATTGAATCTGCAAGAGCAAGATTTTTACAAATTATTGTCGATCATTTTATCCTCGATCATGTAATTGAAGTTGCTGATTCGGAGGGTGATTATACTGGTCAATCTAATCAAGAAAAACTCAATAAGAGGAAAGGGAGGGAGATTCAGTATGAAGGTGATCCAAGGTTTGCTTTGCCCTTGATGTATGTGGCAAACGTATACGAAACTTTAGTCAATGATGTAAATGTTAGACTAGCTTCCATAAATGGTATTCGTGACAAAACTATTGGGGTAGCGCTTGAAGCAGCTGGTGGTTTGTATAGAAGGCTAGCTAAGAAATATCCCAAAAAAg GATCATGCACGTTTAAAAGAAGAGAACTGGCAACTTCCCTAGAGACTAGGACAAGGTTTCCAGAATTAGTGATACAAGAAGAGAAGCGTGTTCGATTTGTAGTAGTCAATGGTTTGGATATTATTGAAAAACCAAATAGCATTTCTGTGGATGATGCTGAGTG GTTTAAACGATTGACGGGTCGAAATGAAGTAGCTGTGTCTGCTCAAGACTACAAGTTTTATTCTCCGAGACATAAATTTAGGCGTGTTTCTTCAAGTTCAGTGCCAAACATTCCTGGTTTACCT AGTTTTCCTGGTAGTGATAATTCTTCTGTGTTGACTACTGCTCAAGGATTCCGTACAGTAAGTGAA CCACAAACACAGCAGCAGACTCCCTGCAAGCATCATTTACAACCATTGTTGCAGCAACCTCAATTTCACCCTGTTCACCATCACAATCAACCAATGCACCAAAGTCAACATACTCCCCAATATTCTCAAAACCATCAGTGTGGTCCAACCCCACACCTGCCTGAAATCGGTGCTCACCATTCGCCAACCTTGTCACAACACATTGCGTGTTTACAACCTCTCACAGGCCATGTTGGAGGGCGTTTGCATGTATTG GCATCCAGCCCAGCAAAATTTTGTGATGAATGTGGTGCTCCATACTTGAGAGAAACCTCTAAGTTCTGCTCAGAATGTGGTGCTAAGAGATTGGGAAtatga
- the LOC115724197 gene encoding uncharacterized protein At2g02148 isoform X2: MGSRVPVQHFGMRSANSYISSPLHDLNTVDTRPAADMEMESISDVDRDAVTEDSLENDDESNAVECMHESYRNPLQLHSVGVDEKRSSLENNGPSRAPYGILTIEDVSPIESARARFLQIIVDHFILDHVIEVADSEGDYTGQSNQEKLNKRKGREIQYEGDPRFALPLMYVANVYETLVNDVNVRLASINGIRDKTIGVALEAAGGLYRRLAKKYPKKGSCTFKRRELATSLETRTRFPELVIQEEKRVRFVVVNGLDIIEKPNSISVDDAEWFKRLTGRNEVAVSAQDYKFYSPRHKFRRVSSSSVPNIPGLPSFPGSDNSSVLTTAQGFRTPQTQQQTPCKHHLQPLLQQPQFHPVHHHNQPMHQSQHTPQYSQNHQCGPTPHLPEIGAHHSPTLSQHIACLQPLTGHVGGRLHVLASSPAKFCDECGAPYLRETSKFCSECGAKRLGI; the protein is encoded by the exons ATGGGGAGTAGAGTCCCGGTTCAGCATTTCGGTATGAGATCGGCGAATTCGTATATATCAAGTCCTCTGCACGATCTTAACACCGTTGATACGCGTCCTGCTGCTGATATGGAAATGGAATCCATCAGCGATGTTGATCGCGATGCCGTCACCGAAGATAGCCTCGAAAACGACGATGAATCCAATGCTGTT GAATGCATGCATGAATCGTACAGGAACCCTTTGCAACTTCACAGCGTCGGAGTTGATGAAAAGCGTTCTAGTCTTGAGAATAATGGGCCTTCACGGGCTCCCTACGGTATACTGACCATTGAAG ATGTTTCACCTATTGAATCTGCAAGAGCAAGATTTTTACAAATTATTGTCGATCATTTTATCCTCGATCATGTAATTGAAGTTGCTGATTCGGAGGGTGATTATACTGGTCAATCTAATCAAGAAAAACTCAATAAGAGGAAAGGGAGGGAGATTCAGTATGAAGGTGATCCAAGGTTTGCTTTGCCCTTGATGTATGTGGCAAACGTATACGAAACTTTAGTCAATGATGTAAATGTTAGACTAGCTTCCATAAATGGTATTCGTGACAAAACTATTGGGGTAGCGCTTGAAGCAGCTGGTGGTTTGTATAGAAGGCTAGCTAAGAAATATCCCAAAAAAg GATCATGCACGTTTAAAAGAAGAGAACTGGCAACTTCCCTAGAGACTAGGACAAGGTTTCCAGAATTAGTGATACAAGAAGAGAAGCGTGTTCGATTTGTAGTAGTCAATGGTTTGGATATTATTGAAAAACCAAATAGCATTTCTGTGGATGATGCTGAGTG GTTTAAACGATTGACGGGTCGAAATGAAGTAGCTGTGTCTGCTCAAGACTACAAGTTTTATTCTCCGAGACATAAATTTAGGCGTGTTTCTTCAAGTTCAGTGCCAAACATTCCTGGTTTACCT AGTTTTCCTGGTAGTGATAATTCTTCTGTGTTGACTACTGCTCAAGGATTCCGTACA CCACAAACACAGCAGCAGACTCCCTGCAAGCATCATTTACAACCATTGTTGCAGCAACCTCAATTTCACCCTGTTCACCATCACAATCAACCAATGCACCAAAGTCAACATACTCCCCAATATTCTCAAAACCATCAGTGTGGTCCAACCCCACACCTGCCTGAAATCGGTGCTCACCATTCGCCAACCTTGTCACAACACATTGCGTGTTTACAACCTCTCACAGGCCATGTTGGAGGGCGTTTGCATGTATTG GCATCCAGCCCAGCAAAATTTTGTGATGAATGTGGTGCTCCATACTTGAGAGAAACCTCTAAGTTCTGCTCAGAATGTGGTGCTAAGAGATTGGGAAtatga
- the LOC115724197 gene encoding uncharacterized protein At2g02148 isoform X3 gives MGSRVPVQHFGMRSANSYISSPLHDLNTVDTRPAADMEMESISDVDRDAVTEDSLENDDESNAVECMHESYRNPLQLHSVGVDEKRSSLENNGPSRAPYGILTIEDVSPIESARARFLQIIVDHFILDHVIEVADSEGDYTGQSNQEKLNKRKGREIQYEGDPRFALPLMYVANVYETLVNDVNVRLASINGIRDKTIGVALEAAGGLYRRLAKKYPKKGSCTFKRRELATSLETRTRFPELVIQEEKRVRFVVVNGLDIIEKPNSISVDDAEWFKRLTGRNEVAVSAQDYKFYSPRHKFRRVSSSSVPNIPGLPPQTQQQTPCKHHLQPLLQQPQFHPVHHHNQPMHQSQHTPQYSQNHQCGPTPHLPEIGAHHSPTLSQHIACLQPLTGHVGGRLHVLASSPAKFCDECGAPYLRETSKFCSECGAKRLGI, from the exons ATGGGGAGTAGAGTCCCGGTTCAGCATTTCGGTATGAGATCGGCGAATTCGTATATATCAAGTCCTCTGCACGATCTTAACACCGTTGATACGCGTCCTGCTGCTGATATGGAAATGGAATCCATCAGCGATGTTGATCGCGATGCCGTCACCGAAGATAGCCTCGAAAACGACGATGAATCCAATGCTGTT GAATGCATGCATGAATCGTACAGGAACCCTTTGCAACTTCACAGCGTCGGAGTTGATGAAAAGCGTTCTAGTCTTGAGAATAATGGGCCTTCACGGGCTCCCTACGGTATACTGACCATTGAAG ATGTTTCACCTATTGAATCTGCAAGAGCAAGATTTTTACAAATTATTGTCGATCATTTTATCCTCGATCATGTAATTGAAGTTGCTGATTCGGAGGGTGATTATACTGGTCAATCTAATCAAGAAAAACTCAATAAGAGGAAAGGGAGGGAGATTCAGTATGAAGGTGATCCAAGGTTTGCTTTGCCCTTGATGTATGTGGCAAACGTATACGAAACTTTAGTCAATGATGTAAATGTTAGACTAGCTTCCATAAATGGTATTCGTGACAAAACTATTGGGGTAGCGCTTGAAGCAGCTGGTGGTTTGTATAGAAGGCTAGCTAAGAAATATCCCAAAAAAg GATCATGCACGTTTAAAAGAAGAGAACTGGCAACTTCCCTAGAGACTAGGACAAGGTTTCCAGAATTAGTGATACAAGAAGAGAAGCGTGTTCGATTTGTAGTAGTCAATGGTTTGGATATTATTGAAAAACCAAATAGCATTTCTGTGGATGATGCTGAGTG GTTTAAACGATTGACGGGTCGAAATGAAGTAGCTGTGTCTGCTCAAGACTACAAGTTTTATTCTCCGAGACATAAATTTAGGCGTGTTTCTTCAAGTTCAGTGCCAAACATTCCTGGTTTACCT CCACAAACACAGCAGCAGACTCCCTGCAAGCATCATTTACAACCATTGTTGCAGCAACCTCAATTTCACCCTGTTCACCATCACAATCAACCAATGCACCAAAGTCAACATACTCCCCAATATTCTCAAAACCATCAGTGTGGTCCAACCCCACACCTGCCTGAAATCGGTGCTCACCATTCGCCAACCTTGTCACAACACATTGCGTGTTTACAACCTCTCACAGGCCATGTTGGAGGGCGTTTGCATGTATTG GCATCCAGCCCAGCAAAATTTTGTGATGAATGTGGTGCTCCATACTTGAGAGAAACCTCTAAGTTCTGCTCAGAATGTGGTGCTAAGAGATTGGGAAtatga
- the LOC115724197 gene encoding uncharacterized protein At2g02148 isoform X4 — translation MLIAMPSPKIASKTTMNPMLLNPLQLHSVGVDEKRSSLENNGPSRAPYGILTIEDVSPIESARARFLQIIVDHFILDHVIEVADSEGDYTGQSNQEKLNKRKGREIQYEGDPRFALPLMYVANVYETLVNDVNVRLASINGIRDKTIGVALEAAGGLYRRLAKKYPKKGSCTFKRRELATSLETRTRFPELVIQEEKRVRFVVVNGLDIIEKPNSISVDDAEWFKRLTGRNEVAVSAQDYKFYSPRHKFRRVSSSSVPNIPGLPSFPGSDNSSVLTTAQGFRTVSEPQTQQQTPCKHHLQPLLQQPQFHPVHHHNQPMHQSQHTPQYSQNHQCGPTPHLPEIGAHHSPTLSQHIACLQPLTGHVGGRLHVLASSPAKFCDECGAPYLRETSKFCSECGAKRLGI, via the exons ATGTTGATCGCGATGCCGTCACCGAAGATAGCCTCGAAAACGACGATGAATCCAATGCTGTT GAACCCTTTGCAACTTCACAGCGTCGGAGTTGATGAAAAGCGTTCTAGTCTTGAGAATAATGGGCCTTCACGGGCTCCCTACGGTATACTGACCATTGAAG ATGTTTCACCTATTGAATCTGCAAGAGCAAGATTTTTACAAATTATTGTCGATCATTTTATCCTCGATCATGTAATTGAAGTTGCTGATTCGGAGGGTGATTATACTGGTCAATCTAATCAAGAAAAACTCAATAAGAGGAAAGGGAGGGAGATTCAGTATGAAGGTGATCCAAGGTTTGCTTTGCCCTTGATGTATGTGGCAAACGTATACGAAACTTTAGTCAATGATGTAAATGTTAGACTAGCTTCCATAAATGGTATTCGTGACAAAACTATTGGGGTAGCGCTTGAAGCAGCTGGTGGTTTGTATAGAAGGCTAGCTAAGAAATATCCCAAAAAAg GATCATGCACGTTTAAAAGAAGAGAACTGGCAACTTCCCTAGAGACTAGGACAAGGTTTCCAGAATTAGTGATACAAGAAGAGAAGCGTGTTCGATTTGTAGTAGTCAATGGTTTGGATATTATTGAAAAACCAAATAGCATTTCTGTGGATGATGCTGAGTG GTTTAAACGATTGACGGGTCGAAATGAAGTAGCTGTGTCTGCTCAAGACTACAAGTTTTATTCTCCGAGACATAAATTTAGGCGTGTTTCTTCAAGTTCAGTGCCAAACATTCCTGGTTTACCT AGTTTTCCTGGTAGTGATAATTCTTCTGTGTTGACTACTGCTCAAGGATTCCGTACAGTAAGTGAA CCACAAACACAGCAGCAGACTCCCTGCAAGCATCATTTACAACCATTGTTGCAGCAACCTCAATTTCACCCTGTTCACCATCACAATCAACCAATGCACCAAAGTCAACATACTCCCCAATATTCTCAAAACCATCAGTGTGGTCCAACCCCACACCTGCCTGAAATCGGTGCTCACCATTCGCCAACCTTGTCACAACACATTGCGTGTTTACAACCTCTCACAGGCCATGTTGGAGGGCGTTTGCATGTATTG GCATCCAGCCCAGCAAAATTTTGTGATGAATGTGGTGCTCCATACTTGAGAGAAACCTCTAAGTTCTGCTCAGAATGTGGTGCTAAGAGATTGGGAAtatga
- the LOC115722979 gene encoding protein SLOW GREEN 1, chloroplastic: protein MASSALATFSSSSLFRTNSIPFTSSKPLSSSPHLHFPILKLTASSSVQSSPQNPIAKTLKSFAKAAILIGATASMFGCKSTHFHARAETPATVTEQTDESDTVPESSSPLSEFLDSNLEAIDALKSLLQEKLEAGEDDEALRILERLVSAQPGENEWKFLMARLLGEMGKIDSARQVFEEILATNPLSFEALFENALLMDKNGEGDAVIRRLGEALRIAEEENKPKEARDVKLIMAQIQFLQKKLDEALELYQELTNEDPNDFRPYFCRGMIYSLLDRNSEAKEQFAKYRELSPKKFEVEGYLRSPLSRMKLFGTDEN, encoded by the coding sequence ATGGCTTCTTCCGCCTTAGCtacattctcttcttcttccctaTTCCGTACCAATTCCATACCTTTCACCTCCTCAAAACCCCTTTCCTCTTCTCCCCACCTCCATTTTCCCATCCTAAAGCTCACTGCTTCTTCTTCTGTTCAATCCTCACCCCAAAACCCCATTGCCAAAACCCTCAAAAGCTTCGCCAAAGCTGCCATACTCATCGGAGCAACAGCTTCCATGTTCGGCTGCAAGTCTACGCATTTTCACGCCAGAGCAGAAACTCCGGCCACAGTCACCGAACAAACAGATGAATCGGATACTGTTCCGGAATCGTCTTCTCCGCTTTCTGAGTTTCTCGACTCTAATTTGGAAGCCATTGATGCTCTCAAGTCTCTTCTACAGGAGAAACTCGAGGCAGGTGAGGATGATGAGGCTTTGAGGATTTTGGAACGGTTGGTTTCGGCTCAGCCTGGGGAGAATGAGTGGAAGTTTTTGATGGCGAGGTTGCTTGGCGAAATGGGTAAAATTGATAGTGCCCGCCAAGTGTTCGAGGAAATTCTTGCTACGAATCCTTTGTCTTTTGAGGCATTGTTTGAGAATGCTCTGTTGATGGACAAAAATGGTGAAGGTGATGCGGTGATTAGGCGATTGGGGGAAGCTTTGAGGATTGCTGAGGAGGAGAACAAACCCAAGGAAGCGCGGGATGTGAAATTGATAATGGCGCAAATACAATTCTTGCAGAAGAAATTGGATGAAGCTTTGGAGCTTTACCAGGAATTGACTAACGAGGACCCTAATGATTTTAGGCCATATTTTTGCAGAGGCATGATTTACAGCTTGCTCGATAGGAATTCAGAGGCGAAAGAGCAATTCGCCAAGTACCGCGAACTTTCTCCAAAGAAATTCGAAGTGGAAGGCTACTTGAGGTCTCCATTGTCAAGGATGAAGCTATTTGGAACAGATGAGAATTAa